A DNA window from Litorivicinus lipolyticus contains the following coding sequences:
- a CDS encoding sugar ABC transporter ATP-binding protein: protein MSVTKPLVSLRGISKFFPGVKALDRVELDLYPGEVVALVGENGAGKSTLVKILTGIYQPDAGHIEYDGAAVRLSTPDKARALGITAIHQETVLFDELSVTENIFVGQYIKHGVFGNLDWRSMHSKAAKILADIEAPISPDTLLRDLSIGQRHMVAIARALSFDARIVVLDEPTAALSQHEIQELYAIVERLKNQGCAIMFISHKFDEIFRISDRYTVFRDGTFVEQGLIRDINESRLIKLMVGRNVDQLFPKKTIDLGPPVLSVENYSHPTEFDSISFTLRKGEILGFYGLVGAGRTELMQSIFGVTQLASGTIRIHGQVIDVTSPQSAIAQGIVYVPEERQAQGAVIDLPIVENISLPQLKTVSRAGFIDNTAEYELAEVYATRLRVKAPNWYETVENLSGGNQQKVVIAKWLATKPSVVILDEPTKGIDIGSKAAVHEFMSELVEQGLSVIMVSSELPEVMGMSDRIVVMHEGLCALELERADFSAERIVAAASGGSHSL, encoded by the coding sequence ATGTCTGTGACTAAACCTTTGGTGTCCCTGCGCGGGATTTCAAAATTTTTCCCCGGTGTTAAAGCGTTGGATCGCGTTGAACTGGACCTTTACCCCGGTGAAGTGGTGGCACTGGTCGGCGAGAACGGGGCTGGAAAGTCCACGCTGGTCAAGATTCTTACGGGCATCTATCAACCCGATGCCGGCCATATTGAATATGACGGGGCGGCCGTCCGTTTGAGTACGCCCGACAAAGCTCGGGCACTCGGTATCACCGCGATCCATCAAGAAACCGTGTTGTTCGATGAACTTTCAGTCACCGAGAACATATTCGTCGGGCAATACATTAAGCACGGCGTATTCGGCAACCTCGATTGGCGATCCATGCACAGCAAAGCGGCCAAAATCTTAGCCGACATCGAAGCACCAATCAGCCCCGACACCTTGCTACGCGATTTAAGCATTGGGCAGCGCCACATGGTGGCTATTGCACGCGCACTCTCTTTTGACGCCCGAATAGTCGTATTGGACGAGCCTACAGCCGCACTTTCCCAACATGAGATTCAAGAGCTTTACGCGATCGTCGAACGACTGAAGAATCAGGGTTGCGCGATTATGTTTATTTCACACAAGTTTGATGAAATCTTCCGAATTTCCGATCGCTACACCGTATTCCGGGACGGCACGTTCGTTGAGCAGGGCTTAATACGAGACATCAACGAAAGCCGGCTCATCAAATTAATGGTCGGCCGCAATGTTGATCAGCTATTTCCAAAGAAAACCATCGATTTGGGCCCGCCTGTTTTATCAGTCGAGAACTACTCGCATCCGACCGAATTCGACTCAATTAGCTTCACCCTCCGCAAAGGGGAAATTCTGGGCTTTTACGGGTTGGTCGGTGCCGGTCGCACTGAACTGATGCAATCCATTTTTGGGGTAACCCAATTGGCATCCGGCACCATCCGCATTCATGGACAGGTGATCGACGTGACATCACCGCAGTCAGCCATTGCGCAAGGTATTGTGTATGTTCCTGAGGAGCGTCAAGCGCAAGGCGCTGTCATCGATTTACCGATCGTAGAAAACATCTCATTGCCGCAGCTGAAAACCGTCAGCCGCGCAGGATTCATCGACAACACCGCGGAGTACGAGTTGGCAGAGGTGTATGCCACGCGGTTGAGGGTCAAAGCGCCCAACTGGTATGAGACCGTCGAAAATTTATCGGGCGGAAACCAGCAAAAAGTCGTCATCGCAAAATGGCTAGCCACTAAACCCTCGGTCGTGATTCTAGACGAACCGACTAAAGGCATTGACATCGGTTCCAAGGCTGCCGTCCACGAGTTCATGAGCGAGCTGGTCGAGCAAGGGCTCTCGGTGATTATGGTGTCCTCGGAGCTACCAGAAGTTATGGGCATGTCGGACCGAATCGTGGTGATGCACGAGGGACTATGTGCATTGGAGCTGGAACGCGCTGATTTTTCAGCCGAACGTATTGTTGCCGCAGCGAGCGGTGGGAGTCACTCACTATGA
- a CDS encoding ABC transporter permease: MNALFKRRETLLAIVIIAMVAAIATVTPEFIAPSNLLAAYTDTSILIILAMGQMLVIVTRAIDLSVAATVALTGMVMAMVNTQMPELPLIALLPLGIALGLVLGLVNGLLVWKLGIPAIVVTLGTMSIYRGLVFLISDGAWVNAHEMTASFIDLPRSSFLGIQGFAWVSILVIALTYVFVNKRQVGRELFAAGNNPTAAFYTGIDVGRSQFIAFAVSGMLAGVCGYLWVARYAVAYVDVALGFELQVIAACVIGGVSIAGGIASVTGCLLGALFLGVINNALPVIDVSPFWQMAISGAVIVIAVVANTHAERKSGRIILRSAVVGNH, from the coding sequence ATGAATGCGCTGTTTAAACGCCGCGAAACGCTTCTAGCCATTGTTATCATCGCAATGGTCGCAGCAATCGCCACCGTCACCCCGGAATTTATCGCCCCCTCGAACTTGTTGGCGGCGTATACCGACACCTCGATTCTGATTATTTTGGCGATGGGCCAAATGTTGGTCATCGTGACGCGGGCCATCGACCTCTCCGTTGCCGCCACGGTCGCGCTGACCGGCATGGTGATGGCCATGGTCAACACGCAAATGCCAGAGCTTCCTCTGATTGCACTGTTACCGCTCGGAATCGCTCTCGGCCTTGTGCTGGGTCTCGTTAATGGCTTGCTGGTCTGGAAACTCGGTATCCCTGCCATCGTCGTGACCCTCGGCACCATGAGTATTTACCGCGGGCTTGTATTCTTGATAAGCGATGGAGCGTGGGTCAATGCACACGAAATGACCGCCAGCTTTATCGACCTGCCGCGATCGAGCTTTTTGGGCATCCAGGGCTTTGCTTGGGTATCTATACTGGTTATCGCCTTGACCTATGTATTCGTCAACAAGCGCCAGGTCGGACGTGAGCTGTTTGCAGCGGGCAACAACCCCACCGCTGCGTTTTACACAGGCATTGATGTTGGCCGCAGCCAATTTATAGCGTTTGCCGTGTCAGGCATGCTCGCCGGTGTCTGCGGCTACCTCTGGGTCGCGCGCTATGCCGTTGCCTACGTCGATGTTGCACTGGGTTTCGAACTTCAAGTAATCGCAGCCTGCGTGATTGGTGGCGTCAGCATTGCCGGCGGCATAGCGTCTGTGACGGGCTGTTTATTGGGCGCGCTCTTTTTGGGCGTGATCAACAACGCCCTTCCCGTCATTGACGTGTCCCCGTTTTGGCAAATGGCCATTTCCGGCGCGGTCATCGTAATCGCCGTTGTCGCTAACACTCATGCAGAACGGAAGTCGGGCCGAATTATTCTCCGATCGGCTGTAGTAGGTAACCACTAA